One genomic region from Accipiter gentilis chromosome Z, bAccGen1.1, whole genome shotgun sequence encodes:
- the LOC126035939 gene encoding interferon-like translates to MAAPATPQPRRPHGAPALLLLLPALATALACHHLRPRDATFPWDSLQLLQAMAPSTPQPCHHQQAPFFPDALLHTNHPQQAAATALRILQHLFATLSSPTTPQHWDAQARHHLLNNLQHHIHQLQQCLPANATLLQGRGPRNLLLNVNKYFHHIHDFLHTHNHSACAWDHVRLEARVCFQHLHNLTRTIPS, encoded by the coding sequence atggctgcgcccgcaaccccacagccccgccggccgcacggcgccccggcgctcctgctcctcctgccggctctcgccaccgccctcgcctgccaccacctgcgtccccgcgacgccaccttcccctgggacagcctccagctcctccaggccatggctcccagcaccccacagccctgccaccaccagcaggcgcccttcttccccgacgccctcctccacaccaaccacccacagcaagccgccgccaccgccctccgcatcctccagcacctcttcgccaccctcagcagccccaccaccccccaacactgggacgcccaggcacgacaccacctcctcaacaacctccagcaccacatccaccagctccagcaatgcctgccagccaacgccacgctcctccaaggccgagggccccgcaacctgctgctcaacgtcaacaaatacttccaccacatccacgacttcctccacacccacaaccacagcgcctgcgcctgggaccacgtccgcctcgaagctcgtgtctgcttccaacacctccacaacctcacccgcaccatccccagttag
- the LOC126035932 gene encoding interferon-like yields MAAPATPQPRRPHGAPALLLLLPALANALACHHLRPRDATFPWDSLQLLQAMAPSTPQPCHHQQAPFFPDALLHTNHPQQAAATALRILQHLFATLSSPTTPQHWDAQARHHLLNNLQHHIHQLQQCLPANATLLQGRGPRNLLLNVNKYFRHIHDFLHTHNHSACAWDHVRLEARVCFQHLHNLTRTIPS; encoded by the coding sequence atggctgcgcccgcaaccccacagccccgccggccgcacggcgccccggcgctcctgctcctcctgccggctctcgccaacgccctcgcctgccaccacctgcgtccccgcgacgccaccttcccctgggacagcctccagctcctccaggccatggctcccagcaccccacagccctgccaccaccagcaggcgcccttcttccccgacgccctcctccacaccaaccacccacagcaagccgccgccaccgccctccgcatcctccagcacctcttcgccaccctcagcagccccaccaccccccaacactgggacgcccaggcacgacaccacctcctcaacaacctccagcaccacatccaccagctccagcaatgcctgccagccaacgccacgctcctccaaggccgagggccccgcaacctgctgctcaacgtcaacaaatacttccgccacatccacgacttcctccacacccacaaccacagcgcctgcgcctgggaccacgtccgcctcgaagctcgcgtctgcttccaacacctccacaacctcacccgcaccatccccagttag
- the LOC126035935 gene encoding interferon-like codes for MAAPATPQPRRPHGAPALLLLLPALATALACHHLRPRDATFPWDSLQLLQAMAPSTPQPCHHQQAPFFPDALLHTNHPQQAAATALRILQHLFATLSSPTTPQHWDAQARHHLLNNLQHHIHQLQQCLPANATLLQGRGPRNQLLNVNKYFRHIHDFLHTHNHSACAWDHVRLEARVCFQHLHNLTRTIPS; via the coding sequence atggctgcgcccgcaaccccacagccccgccggccgcacggcgccccggcgctcctgctcctcctgccggctctcgccaccgccctcgcctgccaccacctgcgtccccgcgacgccaccttcccctgggacagcctccagctcctccaggccatggctcccagcaccccacagccctgccaccaccagcaggcgcccttcttccccgacgccctcctccacaccaaccacccacagcaagccgccgccaccgccctccgcatcctccagcacctcttcgccaccctcagcagccccaccaccccccaacactgggacgcccaggcacgacaccacctcctcaacaacctccagcaccacatccaccagctccagcaatgcctgccagccaacGCCACGCTCCTCCAAGGCCGAGGGCCCCGCAACCAGCTGCTCAACGTCAACAAATACTTCCGCCACATCCACGACTTCCTCCACACCCACAACCACAGCGCCTGCGCCTGGGACCACGTCCGCCTCGAAGCTCGCGTCTGCTTCCAACACCTCCACAACCTCACCCGCACCATCCCCAGTTAG
- the LOC126035931 gene encoding interferon-like, translating into MAAPATPQPRRPHGAPALLLLLPALATALACHHLRPRDATFPWDSLQLLQAMAPSTPQPCHHQQAPFFPDALLHTNHPQQAAATALRILQHLFATLSSPTTPQHWDAQARHHLLNNLQHHIHQLQQCLPANATLLQGRGPRNLLLNVNKYFRHIHDFLHTHNHSACAWDHVRLEARVCFQHLHNLTRTIPS; encoded by the coding sequence atggctgcgcccgcaaccccacagccccgccggccgcacggcgccccggcgctcctgctcctcctgccggctctcgccaccgccctcgcctgccaccacctgcgtccccgcgacgccaccttcccctgggacagcctccagctcctccaggccatggctcccagcaccccacagccctgccaccaccagcaggcgcccttcttccccgacgccctcctccacaccaaccacccacagcaagccgccgccaccgccctccgcatcctccagcacctcttcgccaccctcagcagccccaccaccccccaacactgggacgcccaggcacgacaccacctcctcaacaacctccagcaccacatccaccagctccagcaatgcctgccagccaacgccacgctcctccaaggccgagggccccgcaacctgctgctcaacgtcaacaaatacttccgccacatccacgacttcctccacacccacaaccacagcgcctgcgcctgggaccacgtccgcctcgaagctcgcgtctgcttccaacacctccacaacctcacccgcaccatccccagttag